The segment AATAATGGAACCGTATCTTTTTACCACAGCTTTTGTGGATATTGTCCCCGGAGCAAGTGCTTGTCGTGAAAACAAGTCTGCATCCAAAATTATTAAATTTTTCTTTTCTTCTAAGTATCTTCCTGCTGAGGTTTTGCCACTAGCAATACTGCCAGTTATCCCTATACGACGTTGAGAAACTTTCCACTTTTGCAAATTAGTTGCCTTCTGACATTGTTCTCCTATAAAGAAGGATAATGGTTAACCTTCTTTCGTAGGAAAGGTATTGAGCACTTCCAAATTATCGCTATGGACTCCTATCCCGGGCGGTGTAACTGCTCCGGAGGGATTTAGCGCGTCAGGAATTGCTGCGGGGTTAAAACCTTCTGGCAATCTAGATCTTGCATTAATTCTCGCTCCTGAAGGTTCTATATGTGCAGGTGCTTTTACACAATCAATAGTTAGAGCATCATGTGTTGATCTTTCTAGAGATAGGTTAAAAAGCACTTTTGGAAAAGTAAGAGCAGTTCTCATTAATTCTGGTCAGGCAAACGCTTGTACAGGTGAGAGAGGTTTACTTGATACTTTGAGCGCTTCATCGAAATTAGCTGATCTTTTAGGGCTAAAAAATGATCAGGTTGTAATGTGCTCTACAGGTGTGATTGGAGAGCCAATCGCAATGCCTAATTTACTTTCAGGCTTAGAAAAACTTGTTGCAAGCTTGAACGATGAGGATGGAACTAACGCAGCTAACGCAATATTGACTACGGATTTAGTCACTAAACAAATAGCTTTTGAAAGAATTTTAGGAGATACAAAAGTCAAAGTTGGTGGAATGGCTAAAGGTTCTGGGATGATTCATCCCGATATGGCAACTATGCTTGGATTTTTGACTTGTAATATAGGCGTGCCTTATCCAATTTGGTCTGAAATGGTTAAAGAGGCTGTTAACAACTCATTTAATTCAATAACGGTTGATGGAGACACAAGTACTAACGATACTTTTTTAGCTTTTTCTGCAGGACCTCCTTTGCATACTAAATATTTTGACTTACTACAAGATGGTTTGAATATGGTTACTCAATCTTTAGCTAAATCCATTGTTAGGGACGGTGAGGGTTCTAATTGTTTGATAGAAGTTCAAGTTGATGATGCACATGACTCTGCATCTGCTTTAAAAATGGCCAGGACTATTTGCAGTTCTTCTTTAGTGAAAACTGCCGTTCATGGTTCAGATCCCAATTGGGGGAGAATCTTAGCGGCTGCAGGTCGCTCAGAAGTAAGCTTTGATCCTGATCAAATATCATTGTGGATCGGCTCTCATCAATTAATACAAAATGGGTTTCCTATAGATTTTGATAGGGATCAAGTCTCTATTTATATGAAAAGCAAATTGCAAAATATTAGTGATCAAAATAATACTTTATTGATTAGGTTAAGTCTTGGGAATGGTGTTTCGCAAGGTGTTGCATGGGGATGTGACCTTTCAGAAGAATATGTCAGAATTAATGCCGATTACACTACATAGTTCATAATCCAAGTTATAGCAATTACCTTCAAGGTGGATTTTTTGACGATATATCATTGCAATGATATTGTCGATCAGTGGGCAGAATGACCTTAATAGCTTTTTAAATTTTAATCACAATATTTTAGTAGCTATAGACTCCCATCATTACTTGAACTTTGAGACATATTTATAAAATAACGATTAAAATCGTAATAGAGCTCTATTAATTGCAATAGATCTAGTCGACTTTTGATCATGGACTGTCAAATTACTGGATGAACCATTAATTTGCATGCTAAGAAGATGTTATGCAGTTGGTTAAATCCCTACACAGACAGCTTTTGCGAATCGCTACTTAAAATCCATTAACTTTGGACTGGTAGAGGTTCTTATGATTAATTGTAAATAGTTACTGTGAGGTTGTAATATAATACTGACTTCTCTACCTATCAAAGTAGGACTTATTATCGTATGGCAAAAAAAGGTACCAGGATAATTGTCACCTTAGAGTGTACTGAGTCTCGCTCGGTTCCTAGTTCAGAGAAGCGTTCTCCTGGAGTTTCAAGATACACAACAGAAAAAAACCGTAGAAACACAACTGAGAGGCTGGAACTTAAGAAGTTTTGTCCAGAGTTAAATAAGATGACTATCCACAGAGAAATTAAATAATCATTGCTCCAGTTTACTCCTGAATATTTCAGTCACCTTAAATTAAATATATATAAACTCTTTGCAAGTTAATAGAGTAGACCTTCTGGCTTGGATGAAATTTAGCTATAAAGATATGCATCTTTGTATCCATAGAATACTAGTGAATTAAAGAATACATATGACACCCAACCTAAAAAATAGTTGAGGATTAATCCTAGGAAGATAAAGCCTTCGCGCATAAAGAGCAAGTAATTAATTAGATTAAATGGTAAAAATATCATTACGAAAATCACTATTAGACCCAACACCTTCCATCCATTTATTTCTGCCAAGTATCGACTTTTTCTCATTGATTCTAGTGGTCCTAGCATTTCCATTTCACTTATCACTCCAACATAAAGATATCTTTTCATTAGAATCAAACCCGGAATTATCAAAAATATTAAACCTCCAATGATACATGGAATAGTTATCAAATTGACTATGAATACTTTCCAGGCCTTTTTTACAATTAGATTTGTCTTAGGATATAAAAATGATGATTTTTTTTCGTAACTTCTTAAGGAAGTCATTAATATTGGGAAGAATAATAAACCACCTATTAAGTCAAGGAACCATAGGGCTGGGTAAAACCCAGCAATGAGTGAAGTAATTCCAACCAGGCAAATAAATGATGGAACTGTTTTTTGAACAACTTCTGTGTTAAATGGTGTAGATAATGACTTTGAAATTAAATTAGCTTTTAATGTGCTCATTCATCTAAAAATGGCTTTAGCATCACTGTAATGGATGTCTTGATTTAGTCACTCACTATCCTTACATTAGTATTTCTTACCAAGTTGAATCTGGAGCCTGTAACTTAAAGGATTTGGTTGTATTCTTTATTATTGGTCATCTCTTGAAACGAAGCAGATTTTTCTCTAAGAATTTCAAAATTACCCGAAGCTTTTATTCTTCCATTCTCAAACTCATAGATACAATCAGACTCTGTAACAGTTGATATTCTATGTGCAATTACAATTATTGTACTTCTTCTTCCAATAATTTCTATAGACTCCATCACTTGCGCCTCTGTATTATTGTCTAGAGAACTTGTGGCTTCGTCTAAAATTAATAACTTTGACTTTCTATAAAATGCTCTAGCAATAGATATTCTTTGCCTCTGCCCACCCGATAATTGAATACCATTTTCACCAATTTCTGTGTAAATTCCTTCAGGCATTTGACAAATTAGATCAGCTATTTGTGCCGCTTGTAATGAATCCCAAACTCTATCTATATCAATTTTTTCAGTAGGTATTCCATAAGCAACATTTTCTAAGACATTACTGTTTAGAAGATTTATATATTGAGGTACATAAGAACAACATGCCTGCCATGCCGGAATCTCTGATTCTGTAACATCAACTCCATCAATTTGGAGAGATCCTGTAATTGGCCTTAGCAATCCTAATAGTTGGTTTGCCGTTGTTGTTTTCCCGCTTCCTGTTTTGCCTACAAATGCTATTCTTGCACCTACGGGTATAGTCATACTTATATTTTTGAGAATCAAGTCATCACTTTTGGGATATTTATAATTAATTTTATTTAGTCTAATATATTTTTTTGGCTCTATCCCTTTTGGTGAAGGTACGGAATTAGAATTAATTGTTATTCTATTATCTTTTTGCTTAATTAATTTGATCATCTCTTCCAAATCTGGTGTTCCTGACCTCAGTACAGTTAAACTTTTGAAAAGTGATTGAAGAGGAGGTGTAAGTTTTAATGATGCATAAGCAATTGTGGCAATAAAAGGAAGGACTTCAAGAACATTTGCCGTTTCCCCACTCTTAATAACTGGTGACATACCTATTAAGAATATTAATGTAATTCCAAATGCTTCTAATAAAGCACGTGGTGCTTGAGATAATGCTTGTGCTTTCCATACATAGGGTATAACCTTATCACCGACACGTTGATATTTATTTTCAAAATAACTTTCAGAACTTGTTAGATGAACATCTATTATTGTTCTCATTGATTCCGTAAAAATATTGTTTGTGGCTTTTTCAAGTTCATTCCTTTTACGATTTGAAAATCTTATAAAAGGAGTAATGGAGAAAGTAAATACTAGGTAACATATTACCATGCTGATTATTATATAGATTGCAGCTTTTTTAGTAATAGCTATTACAGCTATAGAGACAAATACTATTGAAAAAATTGTACTTAAAACTTCTAGAACCGCTAAAACACTTTCTTCAGATACTCTTCTAATGACAACCAATGCTGTTGTTGATATATCGCTATTTTTTTGGCCTATAAAATATTCATATGGACTTAACAAGGTGTTTCTTAAGGCTATTGCGGAAAGGTCTTTATAGATAAGTGCTTTAAGTCTGCTTTGCTGCCCTATCAAAAATAATTTTAGAAAGTTAGCTACCCAATTCATGCCTATATATATGAAAACAAGTATTAATATCTTCGTGTTTGGATTCTCTGGGAAGAGATTTCCTAGCGGAATCGTAGGGGCATTCTCCTGACCAGCTATTAATGTGAATATTCGTCCTATTAAGGCAACAACTATTACATCAGCAGTTGCCGTTGTAATCGATAACGGCAATAGGCGAATTAAGGACTTCTGTCTTTTTTTAGGCAGAGTCTTAAAAAGACTCAGCAGTAGCCTGTAGGTTTTACTTCGCAAAACGGCCATTTATAAAAAATACTCAGCATTAGCACTTTTGCGAGCTGGGTTGGCCAGTTTCTATGCTGTTTAGACTTTTTAGAAAAAGAATGTTTGCAATTGAAGCCTTATATAATTAACTCTTAAAGATTTTATAATTAAGCTAACTTCATTTTAATTTAGTATTGATTTTGTTAATTATACTTGGATATAAATTTAGTATATATATTGTTTAGCTTCATTTTCTTTATTCCAAATTAGTTTTTATTTAACTGTAATTTTGCTTCTTTTTAGGAGCATGAGTAGAAGGGGTCTTTCAACCCCTATGGATCATTTGGTTAATAAGGCTGATCTAACCCCATCTCCTTACAAAGGGTCAAGCAGCAACAGGGGCTGTTTGACGGGAGAAACTAACGATGTTGTTAGCGTTTATGGTTTTGCTCATACCGAGCAGGCTTCAGTCACCCGCCTTATATTCCGTCGAAACCATTGCAGCCCCTCTAAGTAAGAAAATGGAGCTGAGCGGAATCGAACCGCTGTCCGAAATACTGGTGTGGATCACCTAGTCCATTTAGAAATGGACATCTTTATTTTTGCAGGATTCTTGCTATACGGGTAATAATTTTGAGATCAATGAATGATTTTTCAAATTTTTAGTAAGTCATGAAAGTCTTAGCTGTTTTACCACCAGGTCTTGAAACTGAAGGGGCAAATGAATTGCAGGCTTTAGGAGCTTTAGATGTTAAACCCTTTAAGGGGAGTGTATTTTTTCAAGCAGATTTGAGTTGCTTATATAGGGTAAATCTTTTAGCTAGACTTCCATTTCGTTTTTTAAGAGAAATTGCTCGTTTCTCTTGTCGAAGCCCAAAAGAACTTTATTGGAATATTCAAAATGCATTTAATTGGAATATATGGTTACACCCTTCTAAAACTTTTCGAGTAGATGTTTCGGGTATTAGTGATTTATTGCCTCATACACACTTCACAGCTTTGCAAGTTAAAAATGCTCTCGTCGATTTTCAACGAAATAATTGGGGGCATCGGTCAGACATAGATACAGAAGAACCAGATATTTGTTTTCATTTGCACCTAAATGGTCATGAAGCCGTTTTGAGCCTTGATACAGCAGCATTCAGCCTTCATAGAAGAGGTTATCGACCCGCTATGGGTCTAGCCCCATTGAAAGAGAATCTTGCTGCTGGATTAATACGATTAACTGGATGGGATTTTTCGACACCGTTAGTTGATCCATTATGTGGCTCAGGTATTTTATTAATAGAAGCCGTAAGTATGGCTATTGGAATAGCACCTGGATTAAATAGATCTTATCTTTTTGAAAATTGGCCAGATTTTGATTCAGATTTGTGGGATTCTCAAAAGGATTTTGCTCAAGGAAAAGCTTTATCTAGGCCAAAAATATCTAAGATCATTGGTTGCGAGAAAGATTTCAATGTAGCTAACCAAGCAAAAGACAATATTAAAGAAGCTGGATTGGAACAATTTATTGAAATTCACAATAGTGATTTTGGTGATCTGGAACTACCCAATCAGAAAGGTTTTCTTGTATGCAACCCCCCGTATGGTAAAAGAAGTGGAAGTGAAGAAGACTTGCCAAGTCTTTATCAAAAATTAGGTTCTTTTTGTAAGCAAAATGCATCTGGTTGGCAACTTTGGTTGCTGAGTGGAAATCCAAACTTAAGTAGATATTTATATCTAAAAGCTAATAAACGTGTTCCTATTAGCAATGGAGGCATTGACTGTCGATGGTTACATTATTCAATTAAATGATCAATTAAGGCTTACCAAAAACTGCTTTGGTTGTCTTTGTGATTCCTTCAAGTGTTTCCGGGAGATAAGGACCTTTTGCAAGATGACCACCAAGTCTCAAGCAAGCTCCAGCAATGGTGATATTGATCAAGCTGAGAACTATAAGGGTCCCTTCAAAATTTAAATTAGTTCGACTCTGTAGCCATAGTCCTAATAATATTTCGCATGCGATTAGTGCAAATAACATCAGTATTCCCCCTGTAGCAAGAAAAATACCTCCACTGATTAATCGACGTTTTTCTCTATCCATTTCTTGCAAGGCAATTCGGACGTGAAGGTCCATAACTGAACTTGCAAGAGCTGTTACTCTTGCTGCTGCTCCTAATTTTTGTTTGTTTGTTTGATGATGATTTTCCATTAAGATCTTTTACCTCCCGCGAGCAGTATTCCGAGTAAAACACCTAAACCAGTTGCAATGCCAATAGCAAGTAACGGTCTTTTTCGAATTGGCTTCTCAATACGTGGTCTTAAGGTTTGATTTAATTCATCTAGTAGATCTTCTAATTGCTTCTCTAAAGGTTCTAGGCTGTCCGCAAGATCCTTGGTGCGATCAGAGGCAGAATTAAAGAGTTCTTCTAATTGTTCTTTTACTCCATACGAAGTTTTGCCTGAATGTGAGGAAATAACACGAACCACTTCATCAAGGCTTCCCTTTGTAGCTTCTAGCGTTTGCTTGGCGACTTCAGGCCATCGCTCTTGGATTCTTGGTAGCAAGGCATCAAATTGATCACTGAACCATTGCTCAGAAAGATCTTTATGA is part of the Prochlorococcus marinus str. MIT 0919 genome and harbors:
- a CDS encoding ABC transporter ATP-binding protein; this translates as MAVLRSKTYRLLLSLFKTLPKKRQKSLIRLLPLSITTATADVIVVALIGRIFTLIAGQENAPTIPLGNLFPENPNTKILILVFIYIGMNWVANFLKLFLIGQQSRLKALIYKDLSAIALRNTLLSPYEYFIGQKNSDISTTALVVIRRVSEESVLAVLEVLSTIFSIVFVSIAVIAITKKAAIYIIISMVICYLVFTFSITPFIRFSNRKRNELEKATNNIFTESMRTIIDVHLTSSESYFENKYQRVGDKVIPYVWKAQALSQAPRALLEAFGITLIFLIGMSPVIKSGETANVLEVLPFIATIAYASLKLTPPLQSLFKSLTVLRSGTPDLEEMIKLIKQKDNRITINSNSVPSPKGIEPKKYIRLNKINYKYPKSDDLILKNISMTIPVGARIAFVGKTGSGKTTTANQLLGLLRPITGSLQIDGVDVTESEIPAWQACCSYVPQYINLLNSNVLENVAYGIPTEKIDIDRVWDSLQAAQIADLICQMPEGIYTEIGENGIQLSGGQRQRISIARAFYRKSKLLILDEATSSLDNNTEAQVMESIEIIGRRSTIIVIAHRISTVTESDCIYEFENGRIKASGNFEILREKSASFQEMTNNKEYNQIL
- a CDS encoding DUF883 family protein, which translates into the protein MESVNSSPFEAQASANTESHKDLSEQWFSDQFDALLPRIQERWPEVAKQTLEATKGSLDEVVRVISSHSGKTSYGVKEQLEELFNSASDRTKDLADSLEPLEKQLEDLLDELNQTLRPRIEKPIRKRPLLAIGIATGLGVLLGILLAGGKRS
- a CDS encoding THUMP domain-containing class I SAM-dependent RNA methyltransferase, which produces MKVLAVLPPGLETEGANELQALGALDVKPFKGSVFFQADLSCLYRVNLLARLPFRFLREIARFSCRSPKELYWNIQNAFNWNIWLHPSKTFRVDVSGISDLLPHTHFTALQVKNALVDFQRNNWGHRSDIDTEEPDICFHLHLNGHEAVLSLDTAAFSLHRRGYRPAMGLAPLKENLAAGLIRLTGWDFSTPLVDPLCGSGILLIEAVSMAIGIAPGLNRSYLFENWPDFDSDLWDSQKDFAQGKALSRPKISKIIGCEKDFNVANQAKDNIKEAGLEQFIEIHNSDFGDLELPNQKGFLVCNPPYGKRSGSEEDLPSLYQKLGSFCKQNASGWQLWLLSGNPNLSRYLYLKANKRVPISNGGIDCRWLHYSIK
- the argJ gene encoding bifunctional glutamate N-acetyltransferase/amino-acid acetyltransferase ArgJ, with protein sequence MSTSKLSLWTPIPGGVTAPEGFSASGIAAGLKPSGNLDLALILAPEGSICAGAFTQSIVRASCVDLSRDRLKSTFGKVRAVLINSGQANACTGERGLLDTLSASSKLADLLGLKNDQVVMCSTGVIGEPIAMPNLLSGLEKLVASLNDEDGTNAANAILTTDLVTKQIAFERILGDTKVKVGGMAKGSGMIHPDMATMLGFLTCNIGVPYPIWSEMVKEAVNNSFNSITVDGDTSTNDTFLAFSAGPPLHTKYFDLLQDGLNMVTQSLAKSIVRDGEGSNCLIEVQVDDAHDSASALKMARTICSSSLVKTAVHGSDPNWGRILAAAGRSEVSFDPDQISLWIGSHQLIQNGFPIDFDRDQVSIYMKSKLQNISDQNNTLLIRLSLGNGVSQGVAWGCDLSEEYVRINADYTT
- a CDS encoding phage holin family protein, with translation MENHHQTNKQKLGAAARVTALASSVMDLHVRIALQEMDREKRRLISGGIFLATGGILMLFALIACEILLGLWLQSRTNLNFEGTLIVLSLINITIAGACLRLGGHLAKGPYLPETLEGITKTTKAVFGKP
- the rpmG gene encoding 50S ribosomal protein L33, coding for MAKKGTRIIVTLECTESRSVPSSEKRSPGVSRYTTEKNRRNTTERLELKKFCPELNKMTIHREIK